One segment of Verrucomicrobiia bacterium DNA contains the following:
- a CDS encoding pyridoxal-phosphate dependent enzyme, whose protein sequence is MNRDFVYGPTFAEMRDPSRIKPEVRKQALALKKKDPLHPLNLFNITWKQDDLSIPHVVLPKELTGLDANIVVMIARFFPTGAHKVGPAYSCLIEKQIAGELQPGRDRLVFPSTGNYGIGGSWVGPRMNYESLIVLPAEMSAERFEKIESYGAQVIKTPGSESNVKEIYDKVNELKRDTKNKILNQFAEFGNYRFHYDVTGHAAQEVVKGIGNGKVAAFVSAMGSAGTIAAGDFLKQQFSDCKIVGLEPVQCPTLYNAGFGAHAIEGIGDKHVTWIHNVLNMDWLICIDDEQCLKGLQLLQEGTDVLIAAGVKAEVAKAFADTFGVSSICNILGAIKTAKTLKLGKGQNVVTIATDGFDRYPSVIARLNKTVGKMTKDEAQKRLDIFRKADVSDWVQEGTKFHRQRWHNQKYYTWVEQQGKNVDELRALAKPEFWLKEQAKTPEIDKKLAKARE, encoded by the coding sequence ATGAACAGAGATTTTGTTTATGGGCCGACTTTTGCCGAGATGCGGGATCCTTCGCGGATCAAACCGGAGGTGCGCAAGCAGGCGCTGGCGCTGAAGAAGAAAGACCCGCTGCATCCGCTGAATCTCTTCAACATCACGTGGAAGCAGGATGACCTGAGCATTCCGCATGTGGTGTTGCCGAAGGAGTTGACGGGGCTGGACGCGAATATCGTGGTGATGATCGCGCGGTTTTTCCCGACGGGCGCGCACAAGGTCGGCCCCGCGTACAGTTGCCTCATCGAGAAACAGATTGCGGGTGAACTCCAGCCCGGCCGCGACCGTCTTGTGTTTCCGTCGACGGGCAACTATGGCATCGGCGGTTCGTGGGTCGGGCCGCGCATGAATTACGAGTCGCTCATCGTGCTGCCGGCCGAGATGAGCGCGGAGCGGTTCGAGAAGATCGAATCCTACGGCGCGCAGGTCATCAAGACGCCGGGCAGCGAGAGCAACGTCAAAGAGATTTACGACAAGGTCAACGAACTCAAGCGCGACACGAAGAATAAGATCCTCAACCAATTTGCCGAGTTTGGGAATTATCGGTTCCACTACGATGTGACCGGCCATGCGGCGCAGGAAGTGGTGAAGGGGATCGGCAACGGCAAGGTCGCGGCATTTGTCTCGGCGATGGGGTCGGCGGGGACGATTGCGGCGGGCGATTTTCTTAAACAACAGTTTTCCGACTGCAAGATTGTCGGCTTGGAACCGGTCCAGTGCCCGACGTTGTACAACGCGGGGTTCGGCGCGCATGCCATCGAAGGCATCGGCGACAAACACGTCACCTGGATTCACAACGTGCTGAACATGGACTGGCTCATCTGCATCGACGACGAACAATGCTTGAAGGGCCTCCAGCTATTGCAGGAAGGGACCGATGTGCTCATCGCCGCTGGCGTGAAGGCGGAAGTGGCGAAGGCATTCGCGGACACGTTCGGCGTCAGCTCCATCTGCAACATCCTCGGCGCGATCAAGACCGCGAAGACGCTCAAGCTCGGCAAGGGCCAGAACGTCGTCACCATCGCCACCGACGGTTTCGACCGTTACCCGTCCGTCATCGCGCGCCTCAACAAGACCGTCGGCAAAATGACGAAGGACGAAGCGCAGAAGCGGTTGGACATCTTCCGCAAAGCCGACGTGAGCGACTGGGTGCAAGAAGGCACGAAGTTCCACCGTCAGCGCTGGCACAACCAGAAGTACTACACCTGGGTCGAGCAACAGGGCAAAAACGTCGATGAGTTGCGCGCGCTGGCGAAGCCCGAGTTCTGGTTGAAGGAGCAGGCGAAGACGCCGGAGATTGATAAGAAGTTGGCGAAAGCGAGGGAGTAA
- a CDS encoding type II secretion system protein, translating into MKRREAFTLSQLLVLIAAGAVAGVLLLASLDDAKEKVQAAACMSNLREISLAVRLYTDDNGGYMPPASYGAAAPAGPWDKLLGPYLPLRGSTPTSSPHRVFDCPSANYPGFQNQDLGLTYSCTAAMLGHATVGSGLTSSRPRRQDEVLTPAAQTPLVFDCKKDPTTTSPNCRSNIPWNGAAPFSAKVDLNSGSPASCTALDFRHNNTNTMNIAFFDGSVRSVTFTQAQQFLTQSLWEGR; encoded by the coding sequence ATGAAACGCCGCGAAGCATTTACACTGTCTCAGCTGCTCGTGCTGATTGCTGCCGGCGCTGTGGCTGGCGTCTTGCTGCTCGCCTCCTTGGATGACGCCAAAGAAAAAGTTCAGGCGGCGGCGTGCATGAGTAATCTGCGCGAGATCTCACTGGCCGTCCGTCTTTACACGGATGATAACGGCGGATACATGCCGCCGGCAAGCTATGGAGCCGCCGCGCCGGCTGGTCCATGGGACAAACTCTTAGGGCCTTATTTGCCGCTCCGAGGATCAACTCCTACGTCGTCGCCTCACCGTGTCTTTGATTGTCCGAGCGCCAACTATCCTGGATTCCAAAACCAGGATCTCGGTTTAACCTATTCGTGCACTGCGGCCATGCTGGGGCACGCGACGGTTGGTAGTGGTCTGACCTCCAGCAGACCGCGGAGGCAAGACGAAGTCCTAACCCCCGCCGCGCAGACGCCGCTGGTTTTCGATTGCAAGAAAGACCCCACTACCACCAGCCCGAATTGCCGGTCCAACATTCCTTGGAACGGTGCAGCCCCATTTTCCGCCAAGGTCGACCTGAACTCCGGGAGCCCGGCCTCCTGTACTGCCTTGGACTTTCGCCACAACAACACTAATACAATGAATATCGCGTTCTTTGATGGCAGCGTGCGCTCGGTTACGTTCACGCAGGCCCAACAGTTTCTTACCCAGTCTCTTTGGGAAGGACGATAG
- a CDS encoding agarase, whose protein sequence is MHTPIGVILLIAATNLVAPSGFAADNPAASTNQFFHAAKTDGRWWLISPDGHRFISKGVTTVTITADFIQGTQTSPYLETNKAKYGNPIAWRKAVAERLTSWGFNSLGAWSDDAVAEVIVNKQRLAYAPIVDLGSHFVGVKQKGAAWEHGIFPDVFDPDFETIAHQHAREVCSPRANDRWLLGWFTDNELRWGPDWRGSDDLITMFMALPGGVPGKKAAVALMRERYTDVKKFNDVWNTTFASWDEVTEATSIKQPYSRKAVYAQNKESEQLANEADPKRAAFVADSDAFLARLAERYFRITAEAVKAADPNHMNFGARFAYVPPQPVVAAAAKYVDGISFNCYQFDPRKTIERYSVFGKPLIIGEFSFRGQDVGLPNSKGGGERVKTQADRAAAYKNFVTWGLSSPYLVGYHWFEHCDEPKEGRFDGENCNYGVVNIKDEVYVELTRAMTEINAQAETLHESAK, encoded by the coding sequence ATGCATACGCCCATCGGAGTGATACTCTTGATCGCCGCCACTAATCTCGTCGCTCCTTCGGGTTTCGCTGCCGACAATCCAGCCGCCTCAACAAACCAGTTTTTCCACGCCGCGAAAACAGATGGCCGCTGGTGGTTGATTTCTCCGGACGGTCACCGGTTCATCTCGAAGGGCGTGACCACGGTCACCATCACCGCTGACTTCATTCAGGGCACGCAAACGTCGCCGTACCTGGAAACCAACAAGGCAAAATACGGCAATCCCATCGCGTGGCGGAAGGCGGTGGCGGAGCGGTTGACGAGCTGGGGCTTCAACAGCCTCGGCGCCTGGTCCGACGACGCCGTCGCCGAGGTTATCGTGAATAAACAACGCCTCGCCTACGCCCCGATCGTCGACCTCGGCTCGCATTTCGTCGGGGTCAAACAGAAGGGTGCGGCATGGGAGCACGGAATCTTCCCCGACGTTTTCGATCCCGACTTCGAGACCATCGCCCATCAGCACGCCCGCGAAGTTTGTTCCCCACGCGCCAATGACCGCTGGTTGCTCGGCTGGTTCACGGACAACGAACTGCGCTGGGGCCCCGACTGGCGTGGTTCGGACGACCTGATCACCATGTTTATGGCGTTGCCCGGGGGCGTCCCGGGAAAGAAAGCCGCTGTCGCCCTCATGCGCGAACGCTACACCGACGTGAAGAAATTCAACGATGTCTGGAACACGACCTTCGCTTCGTGGGATGAAGTTACGGAAGCCACTTCAATCAAGCAACCGTACTCGCGCAAGGCCGTTTACGCGCAGAACAAGGAGTCCGAACAGCTGGCCAACGAAGCCGACCCGAAACGCGCAGCCTTCGTCGCCGATAGCGATGCATTCCTCGCGCGCCTCGCGGAACGGTACTTCCGCATCACCGCCGAAGCCGTCAAGGCCGCCGATCCCAACCACATGAATTTCGGCGCGCGCTTCGCCTACGTCCCGCCCCAGCCCGTCGTGGCCGCCGCGGCGAAGTATGTCGATGGCATCTCGTTCAATTGTTACCAGTTCGACCCGCGCAAGACGATCGAACGCTACTCCGTGTTCGGCAAGCCCTTGATCATCGGCGAATTCTCCTTCCGCGGCCAGGATGTCGGTCTGCCCAACAGCAAGGGTGGTGGCGAACGCGTCAAGACCCAGGCCGACCGCGCCGCGGCCTACAAGAATTTCGTCACGTGGGGGCTGTCGAGCCCGTACCTCGTGGGCTATCACTGGTTCGAGCACTGCGACGAGCCGAAGGAAGGCCGCTTCGACGGCGAGAATTGCAACTACGGCGTCGTCAACATCAAGGACGAAGTCTATGTCGAACTGACCCGCGCCATGACGGAAATCAACGCCCAGGCTGAAACCCTGCATGAATCTGCCAAATAA
- a CDS encoding aldo/keto reductase, translating to MKASDPASKSWRGAFRPRRELGRTGFQATILGIGDLADRKVPLDHCVATIHRAMDAGLNLIDTAPNYEDGYSEQIVGAALKGRRDGMFVIDKIDNHHEPVAPQVDASLKNTGLDTVDCFVFHGVSAMDDWQKIAAPGGGMEQLASAVKAGKVRFRGISSHHPDVLLAAIPSGLCDVVMFAVGPFVDQHYVEEVLPLARKHRVGTVCFKTFGAGKLLADTAGYNQPLQARPRGKLSSGGSDASDASTLPRLGVAECLHYTLTLDPDVALLGLSFPNEQDAAYAAAQNFKAVPPNQLSEIRRRAVEAIQDKGPCWWNPPDSPRPA from the coding sequence ATGAAAGCGTCAGACCCCGCGTCAAAGAGCTGGCGCGGCGCGTTCCGCCCCCGCCGCGAACTCGGCCGCACCGGCTTTCAGGCCACCATCCTCGGCATCGGCGACCTGGCCGACCGCAAGGTTCCCCTCGACCACTGCGTCGCCACCATCCATCGGGCGATGGACGCGGGTCTGAACCTGATCGATACCGCGCCGAATTACGAGGACGGTTACAGCGAACAGATCGTTGGGGCCGCGCTGAAGGGCCGCCGCGACGGCATGTTCGTCATCGACAAGATTGACAATCACCACGAGCCCGTCGCGCCCCAGGTCGATGCCAGCCTGAAAAACACGGGCCTCGACACGGTCGATTGCTTCGTGTTCCACGGCGTCAGCGCGATGGACGACTGGCAAAAGATTGCCGCGCCTGGTGGCGGCATGGAACAATTGGCCTCCGCCGTGAAGGCCGGTAAGGTGCGCTTTCGTGGTATTTCGTCGCATCACCCCGATGTGTTGCTCGCGGCCATCCCCTCCGGCCTCTGCGACGTGGTGATGTTTGCCGTCGGACCGTTCGTCGATCAGCACTACGTGGAGGAAGTTCTGCCGCTCGCGAGGAAGCATCGCGTCGGCACCGTTTGTTTCAAAACCTTCGGCGCCGGCAAATTGCTCGCCGACACCGCCGGCTACAACCAACCGCTCCAGGCCCGTCCGCGCGGCAAGCTGAGTTCCGGCGGCAGTGATGCATCGGACGCCTCAACGCTCCCGCGCCTCGGTGTCGCCGAATGCCTACACTACACGCTCACACTGGACCCCGACGTCGCTTTGCTTGGTTTGAGTTTTCCCAACGAGCAAGACGCCGCTTACGCCGCCGCGCAAAACTTCAAGGCCGTTCCCCCCAACCAACTTTCAGAAATCCGCCGGCGCGCCGTCGAAGCCATCCAAGACAAGGGGCCCTGTTGGTGGAATCCGCCGGACTCACCGCGCCCTGCATAA
- a CDS encoding rhomboid family intramembrane serine protease yields the protein MIALLIPTGSDHDRTRVPTATLSLIAINVAIYFISNLLNYRHIAETFGFVAAHPRPWQFLTHMFLHAGWPTEANAPWTDYVNSVLHIGGNMLYLWFAGSDLEDVLGKGKFLLIYFVSGFSSALLYWLTAVVGNFPNLDEPCVGASGAIAGLLGYYLVRFPRFKIRMWFGAAIPIPFIMRQGITRVSSLIFIGFWIMLQLVFGVMALHSGGAQVAYWGHIGGFMLGLGAALATREWINGEEEYLMKDADHLFYKQKWYPAMEAYQRLAKRYPQCAGAHTKWALCWECTGMVKRAEDVLRAALAFYRDHGWTDQAEVIDEELRSMTRKMTPPTPAPSPSTADRSPSPYPNLMFRKEFKWKGKSHD from the coding sequence ATGATTGCTCTGCTCATACCGACGGGCTCCGATCACGACCGTACTCGTGTTCCCACAGCCACCCTGTCTCTCATCGCCATCAACGTCGCCATCTATTTCATTTCGAACCTCCTGAATTACCGCCACATCGCCGAGACCTTCGGCTTTGTTGCTGCCCACCCGCGACCGTGGCAGTTTCTCACCCACATGTTTCTGCACGCAGGTTGGCCCACCGAAGCCAACGCGCCGTGGACCGATTACGTGAACAGCGTCCTGCATATCGGCGGCAACATGCTCTATCTCTGGTTCGCCGGCAGCGACCTTGAGGACGTTCTGGGCAAGGGAAAATTCCTGCTGATCTACTTTGTCAGTGGCTTCTCCTCGGCACTTCTCTACTGGCTTACCGCTGTCGTCGGGAATTTCCCCAACCTCGACGAGCCGTGCGTCGGCGCCTCGGGCGCGATCGCCGGGCTGTTGGGCTACTATCTGGTGCGGTTCCCTCGGTTCAAAATCCGCATGTGGTTCGGCGCGGCCATTCCCATACCGTTCATCATGCGCCAGGGAATCACGCGCGTCAGTTCGCTGATCTTCATCGGTTTCTGGATCATGCTGCAACTGGTGTTTGGCGTGATGGCGCTGCATTCGGGCGGCGCCCAGGTCGCGTACTGGGGGCATATCGGGGGATTCATGCTCGGGTTGGGGGCGGCGCTCGCCACGCGGGAGTGGATTAACGGCGAAGAGGAGTATTTGATGAAGGACGCCGACCATCTCTTCTACAAACAGAAATGGTATCCCGCGATGGAAGCCTACCAGCGACTGGCCAAACGCTACCCGCAATGCGCCGGGGCCCATACCAAGTGGGCCCTGTGCTGGGAATGCACCGGCATGGTCAAACGCGCCGAGGACGTGTTGCGCGCTGCCCTCGCCTTCTATCGCGATCATGGCTGGACCGACCAGGCGGAGGTGATCGATGAGGAGTTGCGCTCGATGACCCGCAAGATGACCCCGCCAACGCCCGCACCGTCACCATCGACAGCCGACCGTTCGCCGTCGCCGTATCCAAATTTGATGTTTCGCAAGGAATTCAAGTGGAAGGGAAAATCCCATGATTGA
- a CDS encoding DUF1326 domain-containing protein: protein MRRHIISILSVVLPMILLSLAAGTRVLGDEATAAKKVPWKISGQLEEACSCNAACPCWFNSLPSRMNCGGMQVLFISKGHYGKVKLDGLAISHFGQSPDNQTMMESFGKWNFSYLYIDEKATSEQRAALEVIGKSVLPFSASGKTKIQYVPITRVAEGKDNKVTVGAYSTVEGHLVEGGLGGHPKIVNPPGADPIHHEYLQGETTRLVYNDAEQNWNWKGSNYMRGEFTVDSAQYEKFNAGLSQKMAGMNKPPEPAK from the coding sequence ATGCGCAGACACATTATTTCCATCTTGTCGGTGGTTCTCCCCATGATTCTTCTCTCGCTCGCGGCCGGTACGCGCGTGTTGGGCGATGAAGCGACAGCGGCGAAGAAAGTCCCTTGGAAAATCAGCGGGCAACTTGAAGAGGCGTGCAGTTGCAACGCGGCCTGTCCGTGCTGGTTCAACTCGCTGCCGAGCCGGATGAATTGCGGTGGTATGCAGGTGTTGTTCATTAGCAAGGGTCACTACGGCAAGGTGAAACTCGACGGCCTGGCGATCAGCCATTTTGGCCAGAGTCCCGACAACCAAACGATGATGGAATCGTTCGGGAAGTGGAACTTCTCGTATCTCTATATCGATGAGAAAGCCACGTCGGAGCAGCGCGCGGCGTTGGAAGTGATCGGGAAGAGCGTGTTGCCGTTTTCGGCGTCGGGAAAAACGAAGATCCAGTATGTGCCGATCACGCGGGTGGCGGAAGGCAAAGACAACAAAGTCACTGTCGGCGCATACAGCACGGTCGAAGGTCATCTCGTCGAAGGCGGCTTGGGCGGGCACCCGAAGATTGTCAATCCCCCGGGCGCAGACCCGATTCATCATGAATATCTGCAAGGCGAGACGACGAGACTGGTGTATAACGACGCGGAGCAGAACTGGAATTGGAAGGGCTCCAACTATATGCGCGGGGAGTTCACGGTGGACAGCGCGCAGTATGAAAAATTCAACGCAGGCCTCTCGCAGAAAATGGCCGGGATGAACAAACCGCCGGAACCGGCGAAATAG
- a CDS encoding Swt1 family HEPN domain-containing protein, with protein sequence MDDTRLALFIMLGQEAERQVLEHPSVVPPESLLISHSYDLATVLPEEVRRASSAALVYKLFFVFENFLRELVFDVLSEKDKVNWWGNVPKHIQDDVEYLEKTEETKAWMSLGSRDKLSLTTYSQLLAIIDECWKSGFEAVIRDKSLVQSARHVAHLRNAICHMTDIPPEETERIRQVIRDWFRMVSP encoded by the coding sequence ATGGATGACACGCGACTTGCGCTTTTCATAATGTTAGGCCAAGAGGCGGAAAGGCAGGTGCTGGAGCATCCCTCCGTCGTGCCGCCTGAATCCCTTCTGATCTCACACTCGTACGATTTGGCAACTGTGTTGCCAGAGGAGGTCAGGCGGGCGTCTAGCGCAGCATTGGTTTATAAGCTCTTCTTTGTCTTCGAGAATTTTCTACGTGAACTGGTTTTTGACGTTCTTTCGGAAAAGGACAAGGTGAATTGGTGGGGCAACGTCCCTAAACACATCCAAGATGATGTTGAGTATCTTGAGAAGACCGAAGAGACGAAAGCATGGATGAGTTTGGGATCGCGCGACAAGCTATCGCTTACGACCTATTCACAATTGCTGGCCATAATTGACGAATGCTGGAAAAGCGGTTTCGAAGCCGTGATCCGTGACAAATCTCTTGTTCAATCAGCCCGTCACGTCGCTCATCTTCGCAATGCCATCTGTCACATGACGGACATCCCACCTGAGGAAACTGAGCGGATCAGGCAAGTGATTCGTGATTGGTTCCGGATGGTGTCCCCATAG
- a CDS encoding PQQ-binding-like beta-propeller repeat protein — protein MIEITCSCGGTLEVLNEEVAKGVHCPRCGALASDLLAQAEQPDAVEEAGPTETEEPRFQVFCVNHPEEYATQNCMNCAKPLCMICVREKGYYCSDECRAAVSASEPSMATGTERVSADDNKFESVIGGVVKITKFALLAAVIFGVGYIGYIIYLSKWGPHPRITSSMDVMAGIDGFKVVMVDPAHTLVQAEDELSLVNLTTTQKLWKVDLHALEEPYSLPKKASSDSEFSFDSSKFRDPLSILEVKGDSVILRSRRQLVVLNAQTGAVAWKFFRPDTSLLQVLPHDDGLLCVFGHNMSAGKTAPPHAASLALADGHELWSDTNALAYAAAVPIPGKRIVTAVLDTPKKTASSDSDYGEITASGWDVNAFRSAMFSRIQNAMEKGSFDLETTADGPETEPDTPSQNYTVRFRSLETGTETGHQTVSLKHTPQIQQIDRFTCLVAGRDLLVFENGNEPLWQSTLPASVRLVAAGGDVFAVAAGDQVIALDAKTGKQKWSRAKLKPTRLVVGPDGGVYATVTLSKPDFTQNEAKSFRIEDTSTDGTTDPRAPVTFLMKLDPQKGSTSWGVRNIGGEVVFIKDKAYVFDTVVEMRLLSDTGPQVTYHSIHCLSPRNGKEIWTYIKTGDVHEHVILGDSVFLIVTEGSVLGSREHPSYNYRLCMLERK, from the coding sequence ATGATTGAGATCACCTGCTCTTGCGGTGGAACCCTCGAAGTCCTGAACGAAGAGGTCGCCAAGGGTGTGCATTGCCCCCGCTGTGGCGCACTGGCCTCCGATCTTCTTGCGCAAGCTGAACAGCCCGATGCCGTCGAGGAAGCAGGCCCGACCGAAACGGAAGAACCGCGCTTCCAGGTCTTCTGCGTTAATCACCCCGAGGAATATGCCACCCAGAATTGCATGAACTGCGCGAAACCCCTGTGCATGATATGCGTGCGCGAGAAGGGTTACTATTGCAGTGATGAATGCCGCGCCGCCGTCAGCGCCAGCGAACCGTCCATGGCGACCGGCACGGAGAGAGTGAGCGCGGACGACAACAAGTTCGAAAGCGTGATCGGTGGCGTTGTGAAGATCACAAAGTTCGCCCTGCTCGCAGCGGTTATTTTTGGCGTCGGCTATATCGGCTACATAATCTATCTCAGCAAATGGGGCCCGCATCCGCGGATTACTTCGAGCATGGATGTGATGGCCGGAATCGACGGGTTCAAGGTCGTGATGGTCGATCCCGCACACACGCTGGTGCAAGCGGAGGATGAACTCAGTCTGGTCAACCTGACAACCACCCAGAAGCTCTGGAAAGTCGACCTTCACGCCCTTGAAGAGCCGTACAGTCTGCCCAAGAAGGCCTCCTCTGATTCCGAGTTCTCGTTCGACTCGAGCAAGTTCCGTGATCCGCTGTCAATTCTTGAGGTGAAGGGAGACAGCGTTATCCTGCGTTCACGACGGCAATTGGTTGTCCTCAACGCACAAACCGGCGCCGTGGCCTGGAAATTCTTCCGGCCTGACACGTCGCTCCTGCAGGTACTGCCGCACGATGATGGCTTGTTGTGCGTCTTCGGCCACAACATGTCCGCCGGCAAAACCGCACCGCCCCACGCCGCGTCGCTCGCCCTGGCGGATGGCCACGAACTCTGGTCCGACACCAACGCCCTGGCGTATGCCGCGGCTGTGCCGATCCCCGGCAAGCGCATCGTCACCGCTGTGCTCGACACGCCGAAAAAGACTGCCTCGTCGGATTCCGATTATGGAGAAATCACAGCGTCGGGATGGGACGTCAACGCATTCCGCAGCGCGATGTTTAGCCGGATTCAAAATGCCATGGAAAAAGGCAGCTTCGACCTCGAAACTACCGCGGACGGCCCGGAGACGGAACCGGACACACCGTCGCAAAACTACACCGTCCGCTTCCGTTCCCTCGAAACTGGGACCGAAACGGGCCATCAGACCGTCTCCTTGAAGCACACCCCGCAGATCCAGCAAATCGACCGATTCACGTGCCTCGTTGCCGGTCGCGACCTGCTCGTCTTCGAGAATGGAAACGAACCGTTGTGGCAATCAACATTACCCGCCTCCGTCCGGCTCGTTGCCGCAGGCGGCGATGTGTTCGCCGTCGCTGCGGGTGATCAGGTCATCGCCCTCGATGCCAAAACCGGAAAACAGAAATGGTCCCGCGCCAAACTCAAGCCGACCCGCCTGGTCGTCGGGCCCGACGGCGGGGTTTACGCGACCGTCACGTTGTCCAAACCTGATTTCACGCAAAACGAAGCGAAGAGCTTCCGCATCGAAGACACGTCCACCGATGGCACGACGGATCCGCGCGCGCCCGTGACGTTCCTTATGAAACTCGATCCCCAGAAAGGCTCCACCAGTTGGGGCGTGAGAAACATTGGCGGCGAAGTGGTCTTCATCAAAGACAAGGCTTACGTTTTCGATACGGTCGTCGAGATGCGCCTGCTCTCGGACACCGGCCCGCAGGTCACCTATCACAGTATCCACTGCCTCTCCCCACGCAACGGCAAGGAGATTTGGACGTATATCAAAACCGGCGATGTCCACGAACATGTCATACTCGGCGACAGCGTGTTTCTCATCGTGACCGAGGGCAGCGTCCTTGGCTCTCGCGAGCACCCGTCGTATAATTATCGTCTGTGCATGCTCGAGAGGAAATGA
- a CDS encoding DUF5343 domain-containing protein, with protein sequence MAQNLPYLPSYKNVGKLFEKIATAKTPDAFTNQFLYETLGLKSAGDRPLINLLKTLGFVDGSGKPTQSYSLLKNPSAAKLAIAQAVRKAYEPLFAANEKAYEVTGTDLKGLISQVAGTDENLTSKIAGTFSTLAKLGNFVGVQPEKEEPDEKKRKDEDKSSGAGQLRSEFHYNIQIHLPSNASEETYLSIFSAFRKVFK encoded by the coding sequence ATGGCACAGAACCTTCCGTATCTTCCTTCATACAAGAACGTCGGCAAACTTTTCGAGAAGATCGCGACGGCGAAAACCCCTGATGCTTTTACTAATCAGTTCTTATATGAAACACTCGGTTTGAAGAGTGCTGGTGACCGTCCGCTAATCAATCTTCTCAAAACGCTCGGCTTTGTCGACGGATCGGGCAAACCAACGCAATCGTATTCATTGCTAAAAAATCCTTCGGCAGCGAAGCTGGCCATAGCGCAGGCAGTGCGTAAGGCGTACGAGCCGCTGTTTGCTGCCAACGAGAAGGCGTACGAGGTCACTGGCACCGATCTTAAGGGGCTCATCTCGCAGGTTGCCGGCACGGACGAGAATCTTACGAGCAAGATTGCTGGCACATTCAGCACCTTGGCTAAGCTGGGAAACTTTGTAGGCGTCCAACCTGAAAAAGAAGAGCCGGACGAGAAGAAAAGGAAGGACGAGGATAAATCTTCTGGTGCGGGACAGTTACGTAGCGAGTTTCACTACAACATTCAAATCCATTTGCCCTCGAACGCAAGCGAGGAGACCTACCTCAGTATTTTCAGCGCTTTCAGAAAGGTCTTCAAATAG
- a CDS encoding NYN domain-containing protein, whose protein sequence is MSTQDSGTTMAVFLDLENIALGALDANYPRFEIQKVLERLLLKGHIVVKKAYCDFDRYKVFKRDLHEAAFELIEIPHLRQSGKNSADIRMVVDALDLCYTKSHVDTFVIISGDSDFSPLVSKLRENAKTVIGVGVKNSTSDLFINNCDEFLYYDDLVRAAPRPRRRTISRPAVVSATTAAGVDTKAPEGETKPAEGEGKIPPAPPVADGFDLVMKTLEAISAERGADDLTYGSMIKQAIKRRHPGFNERAYGFRSFNDMLLEMQKRNMLKLEADKKSGGYTVIAVE, encoded by the coding sequence ATGAGCACACAAGATTCCGGCACAACAATGGCCGTGTTCCTCGACCTCGAGAACATCGCCCTCGGCGCGCTCGACGCCAATTATCCCCGCTTCGAAATCCAAAAGGTCCTCGAACGCCTCCTGCTCAAGGGCCATATCGTCGTTAAGAAAGCGTACTGCGACTTCGACCGCTACAAGGTCTTCAAACGCGACCTGCATGAGGCGGCTTTCGAGCTGATCGAGATCCCGCATTTGCGCCAGTCGGGAAAGAATTCCGCCGACATCCGCATGGTCGTGGACGCGCTCGACCTGTGCTACACGAAAAGCCACGTCGACACCTTCGTCATCATCAGCGGCGACTCCGACTTTTCGCCGCTGGTGAGCAAATTGCGCGAGAACGCCAAGACCGTCATCGGCGTTGGCGTGAAGAATTCCACGTCCGACCTCTTCATCAACAATTGCGACGAATTCCTGTATTACGATGACCTGGTTCGTGCCGCACCACGACCGCGCCGGCGAACCATCTCGCGCCCTGCCGTCGTTTCGGCAACGACCGCTGCCGGCGTTGACACGAAAGCTCCCGAAGGTGAAACCAAGCCTGCCGAGGGCGAAGGTAAAATTCCTCCCGCCCCTCCGGTCGCCGATGGATTCGACCTGGTCATGAAAACGCTGGAAGCCATCTCGGCGGAACGTGGCGCGGACGATCTCACCTACGGTTCGATGATCAAGCAGGCCATCAAGCGTCGTCATCCCGGCTTCAACGAGCGCGCCTACGGCTTCCGTTCCTTCAACGACATGCTGCTGGAAATGCAAAAGCGCAACATGCTCAAACTCGAAGCCGATAAAAAGTCCGGCGGCTACACCGTCATCGCCGTCGAGTGA